A region of the Babylonia areolata isolate BAREFJ2019XMU chromosome 10, ASM4173473v1, whole genome shotgun sequence genome:
TACGTCATGGCCGAGCAGTCCACGATCACGTGATGAGGTGTGGGTGGCCCTGCCTCTTCCATGACCTTGACCCCTTCCTTGTCCTTGaccctttcttttctgttgacCTCTTCCTTCCAGGTGACCTCTCCCTTGTCATTGACCTTTTCCATCCCGTTTACCTCTTCCTTCCTGTTCAATTCCTCCACGCTGACCTCATCTTTCTCTTTGACCTCTTCATTGTCCTTGACCTCTACCTTCTCCTTGACCCCTTCCTTTTCCTTGACATCTTCCTTGTCCTTGACCACTTCCTCCCCCCTGCCGTGTGGGACAGGggaggctgggtggtggtggtggtggtgttggtgttctgGACCACCGGGAGGATCCGGAAGGGATGGAGGATGGGCAGGGGCAGTAGAGTCCGGAGGCAGGTGCTTGTCGGCGGCGGCGGTGGACGTGGCGGTGGCGGAGTCCCGGAGAGAGATGCAGGCAGCGAGGGAGGAAGGGTCCAGAACCAGGCTGTACAGCTGGCTCCTGAAGCGCTCCTGGGTGGCGAAGTACAGCGCTGAGTCAAACCTGGACACAGaacgagagggaaagaaagaacaactacATGTCTCCATCTGCACacttacctgtctctctctctcgtgctaaCGATTGTTTGTAATGTTCCCGTTTCCGAAGAGCTTCATTGCTGAATGAACATTAGAATcaatgttattgtcattgtcattctctctcgcaAGCGCGCCTTGGCCTAGTCGGAATAAAATTTtttgcattcgcattctctcatgagtgcacacatacgcataggtacacagagaaacagacccacacgtgcacacacctgtacaaacagacaaatagacaaacgcacacacacatatgaacacatacgcatacacacatacatatgcacacacacacgcacacatgctcacacacacatacacatgagtacatgcacacccacatacCAAGCCCCGCCCCACTGCACCCTGCCCTCCcgcccacccctgtccccacacACATGAAACCCTCCAACAAGCAACAGGAAGCAGTAAAAACTGACCTGAAGATCTTCACCCCCGGCACAGGACACACCCCTTTCCGGCTCAGTGACAACACCAGGTCCTCACTGGCCGCCTTGCCCAGTAGCCTGCCCCTGGCCAGCTGACCAAtcgccatcaccgtcaccatagAGAAGACCACGCCCACCAGCAGTCCAAGGGCAAGGTCACCAAAGACACTGACGGCAGCGGTCACGACCCAGATGAAGAAGTCTGCTTTGTTGACGTGCCACAGGGTCTTCAGAGACCGAATCTACAACAGTTCCagcttcagtttctgtttcagtttctcaaggaggcgttgctGCGTTTGggcaaatctatatacgctacaaccACACCTGCTATGtgcatgcctgacagcagcataacccaacacactagtcAGGCGTCGATGgcataaatgcatgcatgcatatatatatatatatatatatatatatatatatatatagagagagagagagagagagagagagagagagatttgtgtacctatgaaagtgggtTTATTCCACAGGCTTCTGATAAAGGACAatgcttttgttgccataggttgtggttgttgttttttttctgtgcgccaaatgcattctgcacacaagacctcagtttatcatctcatccaatgAACTCGATTTTTCCATATCAAACTTGCGAGAAAAGGCGagaccggaattcgaacccagacccacacgaacactgtattgacagataagcgttTTAACCACTCTACTAGTCTCCTCCTTCGTGAAGGAATATCCATAACATTTGTCACACTTACACATTctggttttaactctttccatacgaacggcgaaagagacgacgttaacagcgtttcaccccaattaccatcatcaaaatattgcaagcggaaggctcttatactgaagacttgaatgttgacaaagaataccacaattctgacgacggaagctaaaggttgggtcattcagacacccactggacagccgaggggtctgtgtagaggagaagagaggactggccgtactgagtgagttaaagcataaTCGGGGACACTGGCTATCACTTCctccatcaacaaacaacaacaagaataataataataataatcataataataataatgatgatgataataagaataagaataataaataatgatgatgatgataataataatattaatgatatgaTGCAAACTCCCTATATAATGAGCTCAAATAGCTttaaaacatgaaacaaacacatggacaattgtTAACACCAGCATAATTATAACAgcatatgaggtgtgtgtgtgtgtgtgtgtgcgtgtgtgtgcgtgtgtgcatgcgtatgtgcgtgtgagtgtgtgtctgtctgtgcgtttgagtgtgtatgtgtgttttttggtgtgtttttttaatgtggcgtgtgtgtgtgtgtgtgggggggggggggggggggggtggttactGGCTTGTTGACTTCTTGGTGAAATCATATCGTTACGTAATTTACTTACGTTCTATTTTCATTCTTTATACTTTCTAAAGCACTGCCCAAGAAATCAGCTATCAGACACAACGCAAGAAGACTTCCTAACCcttcaaaacaaatcaacaacaaaattaaacgaAAAGATAAGGCAAAGCCCCAATGGCTCATGAgcagaaaataaaacataaaaaagaaacattgCGAGAAGACTTTCGATCCCTTCGAAACAAATCAAActaaaactacaacaacagaactaacagaaaaGATTAGTCAAAGCCTCGATGACTCATGAGCAGAATATaataaacaggaaaaagaaaaacaaagttcgAAGGAGGGCTTTTAagcttactaaaaaaaaaaaaaaaaaaaaaaaaaaaggttcccgtGCATGCTCGAAAATAGGAACCAGAAAAACAAAGTTCGAAAAGGGCTTCTAACCTtactatcttaaaaaaaaaaaaatctcatttaaAAAATGTTCCCGTGTATGtttgaaaataggaaaaaagaaatacaaagttcGAAAAGGGTTTCTAAACTACTtactatctttaaaaaaacaaacaaagaaaaaacattccCGTGTATGGTCCATaataggaacaaaaacaaaaacaaaaaaaaacaaaaaaacccaaaaaaaaccgatGTCTCTGTGCATGAtcgaaaataggaaaaaaaaaaacccaacaaagttcGAATGAGGACTTCTAAACTTactatccaaaaacaacaacaaacaaactaacaaaaacaacctATGTTCCCCTACATGTTCGAAACCCAAGAAAGCAGAGCGAGTGAGTTGACCTGCAGTGTAacatggattttgtccgaacgcagtgacgccttcttgggaaactgaaactgaaagtgaaactctgaAACTGACCTGCAGCAGGAGGCCCTTCATGGCCACTATGACTACGGCGGCCAGAGCAGCAATAGGCAAGGACACGAAGAGCTGCCCCACCACGAGCAGCACGAGCAGAATGAACAATGCTGACGTCACGCCATTGAACGTGCTCTTGGAGCCCATGGAGCTGAGCATCATGGTGCGAGGGGGGGCGGTGCAGGACGGAAAGTTCTGGAAGAACCCCCCGACCAACAGACACAGCCCGTAAGCCACCATCTCCTGGTTGTCGTCAATGGTGATGTCGTGCAGCTTAGCCGTCAGCTTGCCCAGGGAGATGGTCAGAGCGAAGATCAGAATGGCCGTTATGAAAGCGTCGACAGCCACCCGGGGTAGACTCCCCATGTCTGGCAGGGTGGGAGACGGCAGACCGGCAGGCACGTCCCCGACAATACCCACCCCCAAGTTATGAAGCTCAGCAAAGTGGGAGATGagggtggcgatgatgatgacgatgaggtcAACAGGGATGGGGGCTTTCAGCTTCTGCTGGCACCGCCTGTGGATCACCGTCTTGACGGCGAGCAGCAGGACCAGGGTGCTGACCCCCATCAGCACGTCAGCAACGTTGGTGTCCGTCAGATTGGTCAGGATGTCCGCGAAGGTCAGCACCACCTTCCCCACGCCGCTGTGGTTCTGTTTTTTGATGTTCAGTATCTCTACCACCTGTGAAACACACACtctcgagcgcgcgcgtgcacacacacacacacacacacacacacacacacacacacacggattcctGAATAATCTCAATGCGTGAAAGTACGGTGTGTAGTGATTCATCtgcatttttgtttttcgtttaatGTGGCTTAAAATGGAAAGACGTTGAATTGAAGACTACTATCTAAGTACCGATCTTGCGGAAATGAGA
Encoded here:
- the LOC143286708 gene encoding prestin-like, which translates into the protein MTSPHHSVEQTPLMEAGCDESSTFLTERGRDEDVSIRMEPLVLRRHLHTQATIDEIYTDQSETRSSCDVIRNTCHFSTERPLLQRALNFLPFVRVLKKYKWRTWLMTDVISGLSVGLLHTPQGLGAGYLSSLGPVYGLYTTFCPILVYMLFGTSPHISMGSNALIALLTANLVIREADSFRSALGTNATWSSEEELQYKVGIAAASCFLGGVILLAMGLLRLGFITNFLSKSFIGGFTFSAAFHLTFRMVVEILNIKKQNHSGVGKVVLTFADILTNLTDTNVADVLMGVSTLVLLLAVKTVIHRRCQQKLKAPIPVDLIVIIIATLISHFAELHNLGVGIVGDVPAGLPSPTLPDMGSLPRVAVDAFITAILIFALTISLGKLTAKLHDITIDDNQEMVAYGLCLLVGGFFQNFPSCTAPPRTMMLSSMGSKSTFNGVTSALFILLVLLVVGQLFVSLPIAALAAVVIVAMKGLLLQIRSLKTLWHVNKADFFIWVVTAAVSVFGDLALGLLVGVVFSMVTVMAIGQLARGRLLGKAASEDLVLSLSRKGVCPVPGVKIFRFDSALYFATQERFRSQLYSLVLDPSSLAACISLRDSATATSTAAADKHLPPDSTAPAHPPSLPDPPGGPEHQHHHHHHPASPVPHGRGEEVVKDKEDVKEKEGVKEKVEVKDNEEVKEKDEVSVEELNRKEEVNGMEKVNDKGEVTWKEEVNRKERVKDKEGVKVMEEAGPPTPHHVIVDCSAMTYIDVAGVDMLTLVVTQFSRVGVDVMLTDVPGPTLGTLQRAGFLEKVGKDKVFFSVMDALQRVQRS